A window of Podarcis muralis chromosome 10, rPodMur119.hap1.1, whole genome shotgun sequence genomic DNA:
gtatacctgaaggagcgtctccacccccatcgtttagcccggacactgagatccagctccgagggtcttctggcggttccctcattgcgagaagtgaggttacagggaaccagagagagggccttctcggtagtggcgcccaccctgtggaacaccctcccttcagatgtgaaggaaataagcagctatcctatctttaaaagacatctgaaggcagccctgttcagggaagtttttaatatttaatgctgtattgtttttaacactcgattgggagccgcccagaggggctggggaaactcagccagatgggcggggtataaacaaattattattattattattattattattattattatcattattattattattattattattattattattattattattattttataatgttatgtactaagcttggatcctacaacaataggcaagtaggatcctagaatgcaacaactgattggcctgcaggaaaagaccaatcaagctccaggagggaagcagaatcagccaatcagaagggactcattgtgtaaataatgtatataaaagcctgaggtttggggggtaattcaatcactgttttacaagctgcaataaagagcatgaaatcactacaggactccgagcaTATTTCAGCTAAGTAAGCGCTGACTCGCTTAGAAGCTTATCTTTAACAGAGCTTGTGGTTAGAACACCTGAAAACAGGGCATCTTGCAGCTGAAATGGGGTTTATCTATACACTTCAGCAGATATAGAACCTGTGTCCCATACCACCACTGCCCTGCAGGATTTCACTTCCTTCTGCAAGGCCTGTAagagagctattccacctggctttcaatttgaatttagcctgatcttttattccccttccttccctccccctcccctttttatgaagattccccgctctgggatcccacagctcaTTCTCCCCTGgactcctcgctggcccaagtaggactaatttagccaactagccctggtgatcatctaatgtttattggatggatttcctccctaaattgatttttgatttttttgttattcacattttacactgtattttatgctgttttttgttgcatcaattaagtgttttaaatttgttgttagctgccctgagcccagttttctgaaccgggaagttcagaaaattattattattatttccaattcTTTCAGGAGCTGAACCCAACTCTTCTAAATTCAGGGGAAGTGGGCTATCCTATTCTACCAGAAGGGGTCCACCTCTCCGCATTACTTATGCTGCCTCTCAGAGGGGTGATTTGTAGGATCAACAATTTCGGCGGCATCCTAAAAAGAAagctctgttatgtactgaagttctcaccctgggccagcagggggatactgtagatatttATGCAAATaggggatcgaaagtgacgttcagtgattggatagttttagaaaattgttacagttacattgtagtggagctctatataagcaggctgactgaacagTTCAGTTCTgacctggcctgtgaataaacaagagctgtttgaagaatcgctgtgtcgtctgatatgttcaaccACAACTtgacaagctcaacaacttgtggggtatcctggtttttactttttgaaagacAGCAACCCTAGGTAACTAGTAGCACCCAAGCCTGTCCCCAGCCTGGCAAAGCGATGCGCCCTGCAGGCTGTGGAACTGATGCCGTCTGCATAATTCAGCTTTCTGGGAAAGACGTCTTTGCAATGAGCTAGTGGTATCATCCAGGGGAACAGAGGCTGCTCTTGCTATGGTCACTCACCTGCAGCTGTCATCTGCGGCACGCATAGGGCAGGTTGTGAGGAGGGCCAGGAGAGCGAGAAGCAGCCTTCTCATCCTCTTTGCgattgctgcttcctgctctctCGCCACTTGACATCATATAGAACTATGTTCTATATGACATCACACAGAAGTGCCAGCAGTTGTTCTTTAGTTTCCTTTGGAACGAGTCATTGAGCCCCAGGAAGGTGCATTGAGAAGTCTCAGGGCTGCGCCATGGATACATTCAAGCACCTGAGCATGGAGCTAGAGGGAAACTGGGAAGGAACCTTTAACTCTTTGTTCACCATGCCCAGCTGAAGAGGAGGATTGCCATAACCCCGCAGAGTGCTTGAAGATAGTTTACTtagaattattactattattatttgttaaatttgtattagAATAGAGCATGTGCAGTGTAGGGTTGGACTGGAACTgcggggtaaaaggtaaagggacccctgaccattaggtccagtcatgaccgactctggggttgcggcactcatcttgctttattggccgagggagccggcgtacaccttccgggtcatgtggccagcatgactaagatgcttctggtgaaccagagcagtgcacagaaacgccgtttaccttcccgccggagtggtacctatttatctacttgcagtgctttcaaactgctaggttggcaggagcagggaccgagcaataggagctcaccccgtcgtggggattcaaaccgccaaccttctgatcggcaagtcctaggctctgtggtttaacccacagcaccaccggaACTGcggggacctgggttcaaatccctcttcAGTCACCAAGCTTACTGGGTGTCCTAGAGCAATCTGCTGTCCCGCTTCTTAAACCACAGAGTTGCAGTGACAATAAAATgtggactatgcagagatggcaaggttaaccaggaaaatcagaaaccaggaggatcAAAACATCAACAAAGAATGggacaaatttatattatatttgaaagaccactgtaaacacctgaactctttggcaggttttaaatGACTCTTGTAATGTTACACagattttggatacaatggaggatTGTAAATTAGATGGACTTATAATATCCAGTTTAAAAAAGTTACTTAAATAACCcacggaggggaggaggaaagtcTTGATATTCGGAAGAATCTTGTGTAATGTTTATTATTTGTGATTATGAGTGTGAAGGAATTTGTAAAatcatataatttttaaaaaagagagagagaataaaatataGAGGATCTCTTATGCATAAATGTGATCGTGTGAGGGATACAAAAATTTGAAGTGGCTTATTCGTATATTTAGAATGTCATCATAACCGATTATACAGTATATtcactaacagttattagccagcaTGTTTcgtttgcatttttgtagattgttacattttgcaacacaggggtttgtgtgtgttcagCTTCTAGAAATTCAGCAGAGAGAAGCTTCATTAAGCAAATAATGTCTTATTCACACTTATCTCTTGTCCAATGCCTTCCAGGAGCATGTGTGTGCCCTTCCtgggagctttccccacaaaaacctgctctttaaagctgaatcggagcaaaagtCAATTCAGGTTTCCCATGGATTGCCGTTTGCTCCGATTGTGCTTTAAAGAGCGGATTTCTGTGGGGAAAGCTTTGGTGTGAAAAAAAGGGCACTTGGACACAGAGCTCTAAATTGTgggctgtgcctggaaagagcagaggaaaggttagtgtggatgagccctcaggtGGTGCACTTACTGTTGCGTTTACTCAAATATCTCGCCTGCAAAAGCAGGAGTACCGCATGCAGATAAATAGTGAAGTATACTGCTGTTAAGCACCATCAATGTACATGGTGCTCTTCAAAGTAATAGAAGGGTGGATGGGGGGAATAcagtaagggctcatccacactcacCTTTTGCCTTGTGCTTTTTAGGTACAGGCAGctgagcaatttatttatttatttattgccttagcactttccccacaaaactcactctttaatactgaattggaacaaacaacaATTCGGGGTTTCTGTGAGTTgacattcagcagtaaagagtgggtttccgTGGGGAAAGCACGAAAAAAGTGATTAAGCACGGCACTGTAAAGCACGGACCTGTGCCTTTAAGCACTAGCCAGATCAAGCTTTGCTTTCCTGGCTGAGTTCCACAAAGAACTAGCATTGCCACTTGTAAAGGGAGGCTGGAGTGATAGCAAAAATCCCCTGGCAAATAGTCTGATCTGTGCTGGATTTTTGAGTTCCCTGGATCCCTTAAACAGGATTACTGAGCAGTCACAGCCATTGTCATATTCCCTTCACCTTATTTGTGTTAACCACTTCTATATTTGTGTATTGATCGCTGTCCTTTCCCCCCATTACCTATTTGCAATTCTCCAAGACTGGATTCTGTCTatgtcagtggttctcaacctgtgggtccccagatgttgttggactacaactcccatcatccctgagctctggccttgctagctaggggtgatgggagttgtagtccaacaacatctggggatccacaggttgagaaaggctggtctacgtGATCCTGTGCCTTGGAGGTTATGGCAGTTTGTGGTTGGGTCAGACCCTGCAACCTGGAACCTCTTTGGTTAACGTGTGTGATCTTTGCTTTGACTTTTATTTGCAATTAAACCATTTCCGTACAATTTGTAGTGTTCATTCATGTTTCTCCTGAATTTCCATTCATAAAATTGGCCAAGATTAATAACTCCTGCtaattgcagccttaattgaCCCCGCTGGTTTGCCAAGTTTCCGTCGTCCTCCGTTGCTTTCAGTGGAGGCGATGCCTGCAGTTCTTCGCCTAATCCCTACAGGGGGAGCTGTTGCGTAAGGGGATTTAAAGTTTAAATGGCccctagggactcagctacattagtcaaactACAACATTAtaaatgcgttataacactgtgacaccagtgTAGAACTGAAATCGCAACACAATGATattttccattgtgagctttaCAACGATTTACCCCCAAGAGTGTTTtcaaagtggggtttttttttactgcgTAGATCTAGCCTAGATCTGGCTGGATCTCTGTTGGTGGTGTGTTTGGTTGCATATATTGGTGCGTGGGTGTATGTATGAATACACTTATCTACATGCACCAATGTTTCTGAAtgttagttgctggaaacctcaggagaggagaggcccttgtgctcatgttctgcccataggcatctgacgggatgccggactagatggaccccctttggcctgatccagtaggctattcttatgttcttgtgatcCTTTGGGGAGATAAAGCTGCAGGAGCTAGCAGGTCACTTCTTGCAGCCCGGAGGGCTGGATCTGGCCATCCTAGTGTAAATATTCATATCTGAGAAATGATTGGATTGGTTCTGCTAGAAAAGCCTAGCAGAGGGAATTAATTCAGAGATTCACTGCTGGGCTATCCAGCTCCGGCTTAGACTGGATAATATTAACCAAGTTGTTGTTTAAAAGAGATTTACGGAGCCATCGGATGGAAGCGTACTTGGAAGTGCATCCCGGCAACAGTCAACTGAGCTTAACGAAAGGTCTATATGATTTCAACCTGAAtgtttgcaattaaaaataaataagcgcAGGCCAATttaatttcccctccctctttttataATCGGTTTTTGCCCACCATGTTCTGAACCAGAGTTACTGGAGCAATAGCTTTCTGTCCTCCAGTGGGAATAGAAGAGGCAGAATTCCTACACCGCCAGATTTCCTCCAGTTGCCCGTAGTTCCTGAGGGTGAGGGAGGGCACTGGCAGGACCCGGAATCAGGTTCTCAGGCACATGCCAGACCTGCGTGCTTCCAAGCAAGCGTGGTAGCATTTTGCTCCGACTGCTTCCCCTCTGGAATTAAGGCATTCCTGCGGCTGCAGCAGAGGGTGAGCCAACGTGGCAGGTCTGTGTGTGGATTCTCAGTGATGTGGATGTTCCCTCACTCATCTCCTCCTCTTTTACTTTGAATTAACCACCTCGTAGTCCCAAGGCCACCAGCGACATAAAGCAGGGCAGGTTTTGCACCCTGTGTGCCATCCTGTTGCTCCGCCGTAAGTCCATATGTTCCCACTGAGAGCTCCTTCCCGACAGTCCTGAATATAAGTCCCGCTATCTGCTACGGACTGGCGATCAACTGCTTTAATCGCATCCCTTCTCTTTGGTAATCTTGGAAATCCAAGGGAGCTTTGGGCCCTGGCATGTGAGGATGGAGGTCATGGTATCAAAGTGCAAATTACAGTATTTGGGAGACGGATGGCACTTACTGCTGCGTGGCCTTTTGAAGAGCTGGCTAGTTGAGGACAGCCTGAGGGTCAGGCGGACAAAGAGCTGTAGGCAGGTTGCACCCCATGTGTGGACTCTCttatttggaaggttgccagcgTCGGCCTGGAGGAGCAGCTCGGGGAATGCGAATAGCATAGAATGCTGGAGAACGCTTGTAAGACTTGGGAGGGTCAGCAGCCACTTGAATGCTATATGGTGCCTCTGGGTTCTCAGCTGAACCTTCTGGGATATTTTGGGCCTCTGGAGGGATGTATGGAGGGTATGGATCAGTGTACGGGATCTCAGAGGGAATGTAGGGGGCTTCCAGGGTGACAGGTGTCTCTGGGAGATTGTATGGAGGCTCCAGAGTGAGAGGTGTCTCTGGGGGGATATATGGGGGTTCTAGGGTGACAGGTGGCTCTGGAGGGGTGTATGGAGGCTCCAGAGTGAGAGGCGGCTCTGGAGGGGTATATGGGGGTTCTAGGGCCACAGGTGTCTCTGGCGGGGTATATGGAGGCTCCAGAGTGAGAGGCGGCTCCGGAGGGGTGTATGGCGGTTCTAGGGCAACAGGTGTCTCTGGTGGGGTGTATGGGGGTTCTAGAGTGACAAGTGCCTCTGGTGGGGTGTATGGAGGCTCCAGAGTGGCAGGTGTCTCTGGAGGGGTGTATGGAGGTTCTAGAGTGACAAGTGCCTCTGGTGGGGTGTATGGAGGCTCCAGAGTGGCAGGTGTCTCTGGAGGGGTGTATGGGGGTTCTAGAGTGACAAGTGCCTCTGGTGGGGTGTATGGAGGCTCCAGAGTGGCAGGTGTCTCTGGAGGTGTGTATGGGGGTTCTAGAGTGGCAGGTGTCTCTGGAGGAGTGTATGGGGGTTCTAGAGTGACTGATGTCTCTGGGGGAGTGTATGGGGGTTGTAAGGTGACTGATGTTTCTGGAGGAGTGTATGGAGGTTCTAGAGTGACTGACGTCTCTGGAGGAGTGTATGGGGGTTCTAGAGTGACTGATGTCTCTGGAGGAGTGTATGGGGGTTCTAGAGTGATTGATGTCTCTGAAGGAGTGTATGGGGGTTGTAGGGTGACCAGCGTCTCTGGAGGAGTGTATGGGGGTTCTAGGGTGACCGGTGTCTCTGACAGGGTATATGGAGGCTCCAGAGTGACTGGTTTGTCTTGAGGCATGTATGGAGCCTGTAAAATGACAGGGTTCTCTGGGGGGATGAATGGGGGTTCTATAGTGACTGGGTTCTCTGGCGGAGTGTATGGGCGATCCAGAATGGCAGTTGCCCCTGGGGGTGTTTCTTGGGGGATGTATGGAGGCTCCAGAGTGACTGATGTCTCTGGAGGAATATATGGAGGATCCAGAGCGAATGGTCTTTCTTGTGGGACATACGGGGAATCTGAGGAATTGGATGAGACACTGCCTTGTTTTGGAGAGATGTATTTGGGTggtgggggaagaaatggaggctctGGGGCAGTGTAAGGCTCCCCCAGAGGAATATAGGGGGGCTCCAGAGATGCAGTCACGTCAGGGGGGATGTAGGGGGCCTCTAGAGCCGTGGGCTGTATTTCTTTAGGAATACGTGGAGGAGCTAGAGGTTTGGGTGCTGTTTCTTGGGGAAAATAGGGTGCTTCCAGGGTGACAGTTCGTTCTGAAGGGACATATGGGGCTTCAATAGGGGGAGGTGTAATTATTGGGGGTATGAAAGGGGGCTCCACAAGGATGGTTGGCTCTGGATCTTTGTCCGGGGACCTCAAAGTTGCCTTGGGCCTTCGAGGGCGGCGTTTGGTGGGATGTGTTGAGTGAGCACCATGGGCTTTTGGAGAAGCAGCTGTGGGCAGAGGGACCGTGAGCACCTGTGGGGTCTTTTTGGAGGCATCTGTGGGCAGAGGGACCGTGAGCACCTGTGGGGTCTTTTTGGAGGCATCTGTGGGCAGAGGGACCGTGAGCACCTGTGGGGTCTTTTTGGAGGCATCTGTGGGCAGAGGGACAGTGAGCACCTGTGCGGTCTTTTTGGAGGCATCTGTGGGCAGAGGGACTGTGAGCACCTGTGAGGAAGTTTCAGAGGCATTTGTGGGTGGAGGGACTGTGAGCGCCTGTGGGGACTTTTTGGAGGCATCTGTGGGCAGAGGGACCGTGAGCACCTGTGAGGAAGTTTCAGAGGCATTTGTGGGCAGAGGAACTGTGAGCACCTGTGAGGAAGTTTCTGGAGCATCTGTGGGCAGAGGGACTGTGAGCACCTCTGTGGGGGTTTCAGGTGCTGTTGAAGGAGCGGTGGTGGACAGAGGACCAGTGGCCACCTTCGGGTTGGTTGCTGGCTCTTGTGTCATCAAGATGTCCTTTCTGTTAGGCAGGAGCGTTATTCCACCAGGtgactttctcttcttcttcttcttggccttCTGCCCTTTGGCTTCCACCATCTCCCCCAAGATCCATTCAAGGAAGTCTTTGGTAAAGGTATAGATTCCTGGGTTGTTTGCCTGGGCACAGCCCTTTCCCCAGCTGGTGATGCCAATCACGTAATACGGGGAATCCTGGCTTGTCTTGCACATCAGGGGGCCCCCACTGTCACCctgcagagagaaggaaggaaggaacttaaGTGCTCTTTCAGGAAAGCAGGGTCCCCTCACACTTATGGTGTAGGTACAAGTCTAAGCCCACCCAGCCACCCAGACCAAAGACCACATAAACCTTCTTAGCTGCTACATGACACCACAGACTCACCCTCTGCCATTCATCTCATCATTGCTTGCCAAGAAACGCCCATCCTTCTTGTGCTTCTGACTATGTTACCAGGAACAcattcacaccattcatttaaagcacatggcttccctcaagaaTCCCGGGAACCATAACTTATATTTCACAGAATTACAATTTccagcaaactgcagttcccaggattctctggggcaagccatgtactttaaatggGCTTTAAATACATAGCGCTATTACTACATAATGAAGTTGCCGTGTCTGTTTCCATGCTGAATGTGAAGTTACTTGGAACGTACCTTCAGGGAAAGAGCTGAGATTTGTCATAATAGAGCAGACGCTCTCTCTAAATGCATTTGTTCGTAAAATTGATTATCAGAATTGATTAGTTCTGAGCTCTTTTTTTataattgtctgttttaaaacTGTATTAATCTCCCTAATTTTTGCATATGCTGACATGAGATTTATGGTTTGGGAGAAAATGTCTGAATTGTATTTTCAGAAAATCTGTTCCCCATCTGAAAGTCAATGGTACGAGGCACAAATTCACTTTTGGAGTACCGATGACTACAGGGCTACAGTGTTTTCTCAACTAATCCCTTAATTGGATTAACTTGGGTGAGGAGGTCTGTcggggactgggcagaggaagaatggtggagaccacatCCCCAGTCTAACCCTTCcaggaagggggaagagaaagacagtttagatttacaacatgggtttgagggagatcacagctcagaagcagatgagggggaaagttgggaaataatgggagaggaggaggaggaggcagaagcggAGCGGCAGCTAGCTGACACGGTGTCATCAGAAAGcttcccagaccctccatctcccagaacccagcgagccttaaaagtaggagagaaaagagctcaaagacagagggcacgtaacagcacccatagaagtgacgaatgaggaagtgggagagactggAGAGGGGGTGTagattatccaagaggctgggttctacagcctctctctgtaaatattgaataaaaaaggacagtaagaaacCTTCCCTTGACTTTATAGTTTCCTGGGCAACAGCTGAGACCCACGACAACATCCTGACACGGtcttggaaagagagagagagagagagagaggggaaaagattAACCCTGGGCTTATTCATGCTTTCTCTTGTCCTGCTTCAGCCCCAGAAAaaatgctctttagtgctcagttggagcaaacagcacttcAGGCTTTGCCCATTGCCATTGGTTCCAATCTGTCACTAAAGAGCCGGTTTTCCCTGGGGCAAaaggaaaactgctcagacctgtgtctagaaagcacAAGTTGCTGGTGACTTGTGGAAGTCAGTTGGCAGCTCACCACACCTTGCCCTCAGCTGTGTATGCGAAGCCCCAGGAGTCTTCAGAAATCTCCCGCTCCCAGCAAAACAGTTCTTTTCCAGAGTCCCCAGTTAAGGGGAAAACTCCTCTTCCACACAGTTCATATCAACTGTTTATTATCTCCAGATGCAAGACAAAGCTAAATACTACTAGATTCAATTCATCTGGTCTCTGAAGTAAGCATACATATGTACAGAGAGATCGGCTAACACTATCCCCATGGTAGCGTATGCTGCTGTGTAAAGCTCACAGCCTTTCCCCTGACTCTCACAGATTCAGAATCAGACCCTGATGGCAAACAGGACAAGACACGAACGTGCAACAGGACAGGAACATAATGAAAGCAGTGCCCTATTATGCCCATTGGTCTACATTCCTGGACCAATGGGTGgaatgtctgtttacttccagcacagtctgctgggaacttccattgtatatagcttttgcctaTGCTTTTTGCTTGGTCACAAAggcaagcagacatgtttttcctttgtcctgctgctgaataaaatgctataaatatgcttacatatgcctctaTCCGCTACTTCCGTTGCAAAGAGtttttatctctgctggcttgcgtgctcagtctctaaaggtcTCTGAGGCTTGAGTCGCAGTTTTTGATGCTGATCCGAGAACCAGAGTTCGCCCGGCTGCCAGCCGaagggctggagccagctgggggcctgccaaatgcccccatCTCCCCAGACACATCCCAACAGGCACTGCCGCAGTTGCCCAAAGCAA
This region includes:
- the LOC114604854 gene encoding uncharacterized protein LOC114604854; the encoded protein is MMWNRYQEPQLIKGVPAGLLLGVVALLRLLGTHGYDPADCGKRPLAPIHGGSMRIVGGVDALAGEWPWLVSVQIPSSKGTRHSCGGSVLSKRWVLTAAHCFKTKRSSLNHWRIVVGATDLSKLPDDVQIRSVHKVLLHQDYNPRTEANDIALIKLEKPVTFSDYVQPACLPPVTMGSDTSFSDCHISGWGTTSQNSVKTSDILQEARINILDTKKCNSSQWYNGAMSPHTICAGYEEGGIDSCQGDSGGPLMCKTSQDSPYYVIGITSWGKGCAQANNPGIYTFTKDFLEWILGEMVEAKGQKAKKKKKRKSPGGITLLPNRKDILMTQEPATNPKVATDASKKSPQALTVPPPTNASETSSQVLTVPLPTDASKKTPQVLTVPLPTDASKKTPQVLTVPLPTAASPKAHGAHSTHPTKRRPRRPKATLRSPDKDPEPTILVEPPFIPPIITPPPIEAPYVPSERTVTLEAPYFPQETAPKPLAPPRIPKEIQPTALEAPYIPPDVTASLEPPYIPLGEPYTAPEPPFLPPPPKYISPKQGSVSSNSSDSPYVPQERPFALDPPYIPPETSVTLEPPYIPQETPPGATAILDRPYTPPENPVTIEPPFIPPENPVILQAPYMPQDKPVTLEPPYTLSETPVTLEPPYTPPETLVTLQPPYTPSETSITLEPPYTPPETSVTLEPPYTPPETSVTLEPPYTPPETSVTLQPPYTPPETSVTLEPPYTPPETPATLEPPYTPPETPATLEPPYTPPEALVTLEPPYTPPETPATLEPPYTPPEALVTLEPPYTPPETPATLEPPYTPPEALVTLEPPYTPPETPVALEPPYTPPEPPLTLEPPYTPPETPVALEPPYTPPEPPLTLEPPYTPPEPPVTLEPPYIPPETPLTLEPPYNLPETPVTLEAPYIPSEIPYTDPYPPYIPPEAQNIPEGSAENPEAPYSIQVAADPPKSYKRSPAFYAIRIPRAAPPGRRCGICGRRPLASSHSSSLQMGGGVNTLPGTWPWMVSIRTPFRSGYQHTCGGSLISAKWILTAAHCFRDKRYLENWELLLGSTVLSRPGPDAEVRFLKRVVEHESYIPQQQVNDIALIELDDPIQCSDYIQPACLPESFVDLSAMAHCYIAGWGYTQEKCERDAKFRNCFLLTANAPSDILKEAKVELISQERCNSTSWYYGSIRVNNLCAGFEAGGIDTCQGDSGGPLMCREDRSERYWVVGITSWGLGCARAQKPGVYTSTQHFFDWIQSYTRPNSQPPPAPTEEEEQAPEETEPPPPLEPNLHMSESDWSEILAPPQTETAPEPNPQPPPQEPKRPRLLRFPQLPPASEAPPQRAEPQPVTDTTTTTTTTTTTTTTTTTTTTTTTTTTTTTTTPTTTTTTPTTTTTTPTTTTTTPTTTTTTPTTTTTTPTTTTTTPYDFRPYIPKRKKNREMITSVSYGSSWGSWPGKRVPLQA